The following is a genomic window from Candidatus Palauibacter scopulicola.
GCGCGGGCTGTCGCTGGAGGAGGCGCTCGACTTCGGGCTGGGCTATGCGGACGACGAGTGGCGGGCGCTCCGCTCGGCTGCGGCTCGACACGGGATCGAGGAGGGGACCCTGCTCGAACTCGGGCTTCTCGCGACGAGCGAGAGGGCGGAGGAGCCGTACGACCGTTTTCGCGGGCGTCTGATGTTCACGATCCAGGACCTGCGCGACCGGCCGATCGGCTTCGGCGGCCGCATCCTCGATGCCTCCTCCGACGCGCCCAAGTACATCAACTCGCCCGAATCCCCCGTCTTCCACAAGGGGGAGGAGCTGTACGGGCTCAACCGGGCCCGGCACGCCATGCGACGCGAGGGCCACGCCGCGATTGCGGAAGGGTTCACCGATGTCATCGCGCTGCACCGGGCCGGCCTCGGCTTTGCGGTCGCCGGGCTGGGGACGTCGTTCACGGCGGACCAGGCGCGCCGCATCGGGCGATACACGAAGCGCGCCTACCTGCTCTACGACAGCGACCTCGCCGGACTGCGCGCGACGTTCAGAACCGGGGACATCCTCCTCGCCGCCGGGATCCACCCGATGGTCGTGTCGCTCCCGTCCGGCGAAGATCCCGATTCCCTCATCCGCCGGGACGGTCCGGCCGCCATCCGGCAGCTCCTCGACGACGCGGTGGATCTTCTCGAGCGCAAGCTCCAGATCCTTCGCCGCGAGGGGTACCTCGACCGTGTGGAGGGGCGCCGCCGCGCGGTGGATGGTCTGCTCAGCACCCTGAGGGCGGTCTCCGATGCGGCGCTCCGCGACATCTACGTGGACCGGGCGGTGGAAGGGCTGGGAATACGGCGCGACACGCTCGTGGATGAGATCGCGCGCCTCGAGCGCTCCCGGCTTCGACGCCGTCCCCCCGCCGCCGGCGCGGGACGTCCCCGTCGCGGGCCATCCCCGGCCTCGCGGACCGAACACGATCTTCTCCTCCTTCTCGTTCGCGATCCGGCGCTTACCCGCCAGGCCGTGCGCGTCGGACTCGGACCCGACCACATGTCCGACCCGCGGGGCCGCGAACTGTTCGAGATCCTGTCGGCGGCATCGGACGAGGGGGTCGATTCTCCGGACTGGACATCCGCCTCCGCCTCCGCCGCGGAATTGGCGAGGGCGCTGCGCGAGTCAGACCGGGAGCTCCCGGACGCCGCCCGGGTATTCGACGCCGTGGTGCGCCGCCTTCTCTATCGACGGCATCGCGAACGGATCGAGGAGATTGGCCGCGCGATCGAGCTTGCGGAGCCGGAGCAGCAACGTCGATTGTTGGGTGAGAAACAGGAACTCGTGCGCGAACTTCGTGCCGCGGGCGAGTCGGGGGCGTTCATGCCGGCCGCCGAAGGCGAGACGCCGCCTGCCGGGGCCGCGCAGCGATGACAGTCGGAGAGAGAATGCAAGCGACCGATATCGTCGAGGAGTTACTCACGCTTCAGGAGATCGATCACAGGATCCTGAAGATAGAAGATGAACTCGAGAGTCTCGGCCGGGAGGAGGCCGGGCTCCGGGAAACCGTGGAGACGCTGGAGTCGCAGGTCGCGCGGATCCGGGCGGAAGCGGAGGAGGCGGAAGGGCGCGTGCGGCAGTTCCACCGGTCCGTCGAGGCCGGCAGAGCGACGCTCAAGCGCCTCGAGGTACGCTCCGTCGCGGTGGCGAACATGCAGCAGCATCTCGCCGTTCGGAGCGAAACGGACACGGCCCGGCGCAACCTGCGGGCGGCGGAGGATGACCAGCTCGACGCCATGCAGGATGTGGAGACCGCGCGCGGGGCGCTGAAAGCGGCGGAAGCGGAGCTGCGGGAGGCCGCCTCGCGGCTGGCGGACCGGAGCACCGCCGCCGAGCAACTGCGGGCGACCCTGGAGGGGGATCTCCAGCACTGCGGCGCCAGCCGAAGAACGCAGGAAGACCGACTGGACCGCCGGGCACTGCAGTTGTACCGCACGGCGGGAGGAGGGGGGCGCCAGGCGGCGCTCGCCGAGCTCACCGTCGATGGGGTGTGCGGCCGGTGCTATACCTCGATACCGAAACAGCTACAGGCCGAGATCCGGGCGCGGCGGCACCTCGCCGTCTGCGAGGGTTGCGGAATCATCCTCTACCCCGGGGCTCTGGTGTAGTGTCGCTGACGCGTCCCGTCATTTGAGGCTTCGCATCATCGCGGGCGACCTGGGCGGCCGCTTCATCGACGCCCCCCGTGGACGGCGCACCCGTCCGACGGCGGAGCGGGTGCGGGAGGCCTGGTTCTCCGCGCTCGCGGGCGAGGTCGATGGAGCCCGGGTCGCGGATCTCTACGCCGGCTCGGGAGCCCTGGGGATCGAGGCGCTGTCGCGCGGCGCCGCGCACGTCCATTTTGTCGAGTCCGATCGCCGGGCGGTGGCGCTGCTCCGCCGCAACGTCGCCACGCTCGATCTCGCGGATCGATCGCGCGTGGTGCGGGACGATGCCATCGCCTGGGTCGACGGTCTCGACAAACCGGACGCCGTGCCCGGCCCGGGCGCGCCTCTCGACCTGGTCTTCGCGGATCCACCGTATGCGTCCACCGGCGGCGAGCGGCTGGTCGAGCGCTTCCGAGCCCGTCCATTCGCCTCACAACTGTGGGTCGAGCACCGTCCGGACGCCGAATGGGCGGTCGTGGCCGACTGGACGAGGGAATACGGTGACACCTGCGTCAGCCGGTTCCGGGCTCCGGCCGAAGCGTCAACCCGAACACTCTCACGGGGAACCCGATGAACAATGCCGTCGCCGTGTACCCCGGGTCGTTCGACCCGCTGACGGTCGGGCACGAGGACATCGTGCGCAGGAGCCTGGGGGTCGTCGAGCGCCTGATCGTCGCCGTGGCGGAGACGGCCACGCAGGCCAAGTCGGGACTGTTCGAGATCGAGGAACGCGTCGATCTGATCCGCGAAGTCTTCGCGGACGAACCCAGGATCGAAGCGACGTCCTTCTCCGGCCTGCTCGTGGATTTTGCCCGCTCCCGCGAGGCCCGGATCATCGTGCGCGGGCTGCGGGCCGTGAGCGACTTCGAGTACGAGTTCCAGATGGCGCTCATGAACCGCTCGCTCTGGCCCGAGGTTGAAGTGCTCTTCATGGCGCCCTCCACGCGTCACACGTTCCTGAGTTCCTCGCTGGTGCGCGAAGTCGGACGCCTGGGCGGGGACGTGACGGACTTCGTGAGCCCGGTCGTGAAGGCCCGCATGGACCGCGCCTTCGGGCGCGACGCAGCGACGCACGGGTGACGCCGCCGACCAGGGCCGGCTTCATCGACGGGCTGAGGGCGCGGGCCGCCGCCCTCGAGCGGCGCATCGGCTTTCCGGAGGCGCACGAGACCCGCACGGCGCTGGCGATTCGCCGGTTGCGTGAGGAGGGGTGGGTACGCCCCGTGGAGATCCGGGATGGCTCGGGCGGCCTCGAGCGTGCCGCGCAATGCCTCGCGGCGGGGGAACTGGACGGGGTCGTGGCCGGCGCCGTGCATCCGACGGCCGACGTCATCCGGGCCGGGCTGAAGGTCGTCGGCCTGGCCGACGGCGTGGAGACGGTCTCAGCCGCGTTCTACATGGTGTTTCCCGGTCCCGGCGAGCGGGTGCTCACGCTCACGGACGCCGCGGTCGTCCCGGCGCCCACCCCGGCCCAGATGGCGGAAAGCGCCTCGGCGGCCTGCGACGCGCACCGAGCGATTGCCGGAGAGGAACCGGTCGTCGCGTTTCTCTCATATTCCACTCTCGGCTCGGCCGCGGGTCCGGCGGTCGAACACGTGCGCGAGGCGCTGGACATCTTCCGCCACCGCCGCCCCGAAATCGCGGCGGACGGCGAACTCCAGGCCGACGCGGCGCTCGTCCCCGACGTCGCGGCGCTGAAAGCTCCCGGATCTCCGGTGGCCGGCCGCGCCAACCTGCTCGTCTTCCCGGGCCTCGACGCCGCGAACATCGCCTACAAACTGCTCGAACGACTCGCCGGAGCGCGCGCCCTGGGACCTGTCCTTCAGGGGCTGCGGCGACCGCTGAACGACCTCTCCCGCGGCGCGTCCGCCTCCGATATCGTGGATGTCGCCTGCATTACGGCCCTCATGTCACCCGGGAGCGAAGGATGACGTTTTCGATCGAACAGACGGGAGCCAACACCCTCGTCACCGTGGGCGGCCAGCTCACGATCAACAACCGCGGCGAACTGAAGGAGCGCGTGCTCGCGCGCCTGGCGGGTGGAGACACGGACTTCGTGATCGATTTCTCCGAGGCCGACTACATCGACTCCTCCGGCCTCGGGGTGCTCGTCAGTCTCTCCAAGCACATCCGCGACGCGGGGGGCCGCCTGACGCTGACGGGGCTGAACGAGGATCTCGAGCGGCTCTTCGCCCTGACCAGACTGGACTCGCTGTTCGAGATCGTCGAGTCCCGGGCGGCCGCGCTCGGCGAGTCCTGACCGGAGCCGCAGCTCCGGAATGAAGGACGGCGCCCCGGCCCGCATCCTGGTCCTCTCGAGTCGGCCGGACATTCTCCAGGCCGTCGTCGCCGCCGCCGCCGAGATCGATCCGCCTCCCGAAGTAAGGGGGCTCTTCGGACGCCCGCTCAATGTGCTCCCGACGGATCTCATCCTGGTGGACGTCGCCGAGCCGCGGGCGACGATGCCGTACCTGCACCGGCGCTTCGGCGCCGCGTCCGTGCTCGTGGCGCTCATCGACGGGGCATGGGTCGACCGTCTGGGCTCGGCGCTCGCCGAGGACTGGACCGACTACCTCTTCCATCCTCTCAACGCGGCCGAACTCGGGTTCGTGTGGCAGAAACACACGTCGCCCGCGGAGGCGCCGGATCTGAACCTGGATGTCGACGAGTCCGGGCACATACGCGTCGTTTTTCCGTCGCGCGTGCGCTACCAGCGGGCCGTGGTGGAGAGGGTCGTCGTGGCATGCCGGCACCTCGCCGATCTGGATCGCGAGACGGCATTCAGACTGCGGGTCACGCTCGGCGAGGCCGTGGCCAACGCGATTCTCTACGGGAGCGGGGACCGCCCCGGCGCCGTCGTTCGAGTCTCGGCGAAAGCGGACGCGGACGGCCTGCGCGTGAAGGTCTCGGACGAGGGAAGCGGATTCGATCCCGATGCCGTGCCGGACCCTGTCTCGGCGGAGGGCATCGGCCGGCCCCGGGGGCGCGGCCTCTTTCTGCTGAGGCAACTCGCGGACGGCGTGGCGTTCAACGAGACCGGCAACAGGGTCACGCTCTCATTCCGGGGCGCGCCGGATCCGCTCGTGAGGATCGAACCTCTCCTGAGACGCTTCGCCGAGGTCACGGGTCTCAGATTCCGGCTCGACCGGCTGTTCGAGGACGGCTCGCAGGTGCTGTTCGACAGCTGGGAGGATGACGAGAAACCGAGCGGCCCGCCGGAGGTCCGGGAAACGTGGCCGCTGGGCGATGCGGGACGGCTGCGCCTGGTCCACGAGCCGGCGAGCCGCGGCGATGCCGCCGCCACGCTGCTCGCCGGCTGGATCGGGGCCGTGGCCGAGGGCGAACAGTCACGGGAGCGGCTCCTCGCAAGACGGCTCCGCCGGGAGCGGGTGCTGGCCGAGCTGGAAATCGCCCGGGACCTGCAACTGAAGCTTCTTCCGCCCCCCGAGGATTTTCGCGATCTCGGCCGGATCGCGGCCCGCTGCGATCCGGCGCTCTCCCTGGGCGGCGACTTCTACTACCTCGTCCGGCTCGCCGACGGTTGCCTGGGGGTCATGCTCGGCGACGTCAGCTCGCATGGACCTTCCGCCGCGCTCATCATGGCCCGCACGCTGAGCGCCGTGGTCCTGGCGACGGGCGTGGAGGCCGAACCCGCGGCCGTCCTCGACGCCATGCACGGGCAGCTCCGGGCGGCACTCGACGCGACCGAGATGTACATGACGCTCTTCTACGGGGTCATCGATCCCGGGCGCGGGGAATTGCGATACGCGAACGCGGGCCACCCGTACGCGTATCTGCTCGGATCGGGCGGGGTCCGCCGTCTCACGGCGCTCGATCCGCCGGTCGGCGTGGCCGCGGTCCGGTCGTACCGGCAGACGCGGGTTCCGTCCGCGGGTGAAACGCTGTTGGCGTTCACCGATGGACTCGCCGAACTGAGCGACCCCCTCGAAACGCCGGATTCCCGGGTGAGGAGGCGCATCGACCGCGGCGATCTCGATCCCGAGGTTCTTGTGGCGGCCCTCTTCGCGGACAGCGATGACGAGATGAGACTGGACGACCGGACGGCCGTCGCGGCTTCCCTGTGACCTCCGGGCAGGCCGGACGCCCGCGGCCGAAGCGCGCGCTCGGCCAGAACTTCCTGGTCGACCCGAACATCCAGCGCAAGATCGTGCGGGAACTCGATCCGCAGCCCGCGGACGTCGTGCTCGAGGTAGGGCCGGGGCATGGAGAACTCAGCCAGTACCTCGTCGGGTGTTGCCGTCGCCTCGTCCTCATCGAGAAGGACCGCGACCTCGCCGGCGAGCTCCGCGGCCGCTGGGGCGACCGGCCGGACGTGGATGTGGTGGAAGGGGACGCGCTTCGCCTGGGACTCCCGGATTTCGTGCGGGGCGCCGCGGCGGTGCGCGTCGTGTCGAACGTCCCCTACAACATCACGTCGCCGCTCGTCTTCGCTTTCCTCGAACTCGATCCGTCCGCCGTACGCATCGTGCTCACCGTCCAGAGAGAAGTGGCGGAGCGGATCGTGGCGCCGCCGGGCATCAAGGCGTATGGCGCGCTCTCCGTCGGGGTGCAGGCGCTCGCGGACGCGTCGCTCGCGTTCCGGGTGGGCCGCCAGGCGTTTCGCCCCGTCCCCTCGGTCGATTCGGCGGTGGTTCGCCTGGAACCGCGGCCGGACGCCGCCGACGTGGACCGCGCGGCGCTCAGGACGCTGACGCGCGCATGCTTCAACCGCCGCCGCAAGCAGCTGCAGAAGACGCTGCGCACGGCTCCGGAGCTGACGTTCGCGGGAGACGCGGCGGCGCTGCTGAGGCGACTCTCGATCGATCCCGCGGTGCGGCCGGAGGCGCTGGATCCCCCCACGTTCGTGCGCCTGGCGGCGGCGCTTCAAGCCGGACAGGGAGGGGGCGCGCCGCGTTGAGTTGACGACGAACCGGCCCTATCTTGGTTTGTGAAACCTTTCACAAGGGCGGGCATGAGCGGCAGAATTTCCGATTCGACGGTTCGACGCCTCTCCCTGTATCTCCGCATGTTGCGCGACCTTGAGCGAGCTGGCGCGGAGTTCGTGTCCAGTTCCCAGCTTGCCGAACCCTCGGGGGCCACCTCCGCCCAGGTCCGGAAGGACCTGAGTCACTTCGGCTCGTTCGGGAAACGCGGGCGGGGATACTCGGTCGAAGGGCTCGTGCGGGCGCTGGAGGAGATCCTCGGGCTCTCGCGCAGTTGGAGGATCGCTCTGGTGGGCGTCGGCAAGATCGGGTCCGCACTGCTCGGATACGGCGGGCTGGCGGCGCGCGGATTCGATGTCGTCGCGGCCTTCGACGTCGACGAGGCGAAGATCGGGACCACGGCCTACGGACTCAGGATTCGTCCGATGACGGACCTCCGGCCGGTCATCGCGGAGTGCGGGGCGGAGATCGGGGTCGTAGCGACCCCGACGGAAGTGGCCGCCGAGGTCGCCGCGGAACTCGAGCGCGCGGGCGTGGGCGCGATCCTCAACTTCGCGCCGGTCGAACTCTCCGAGGTGAACGGCGTACCGATCCGGACGGTGGACATCGTGCTCGAACTGGAAGGCTTGAGCTACCTGATGTCCGAGGCCGGCCGGCGTACCGGGAGCGATGCGTGACGGGCGTGCACTTCGCACCCGACGGAGTGCTCGTGCGCGAAGCGCTGCGCCGGCTCGCGGACGGCTCCCGCTCGTCCGTGGAGCTCGCGGCCGAGGTGCTCGGAATGCACGGGTGCCCGCCCGCCATGGCCCGCCGGCTCGTCGCGCAGTTGCTCGACGGGATCCCCGAGGTGGTCCGCGACGGACGGGAGGGCGACGCCTGGCGGCTGGCCGGGGGAGGGCGGCGGACCGGGAAGCCGGCGGCCCGGGAGCTGCTCGACCTCCGATACGCCGTCGTGGACGTCGAGACGAACGGCGGCGTCGCCGGGGGGAACGGGCGGGTGGTCGAAATCGCGATCGTCGACGTGGACCGCGGCGCCATCGGGGGATGCTATTCGACTCTCGTGGATGCCGGGGTCACGATTCCGCCGTGGATCACGCGCCTCACCGGCATCCGCACGGAGATGACGCACGGTGCGCCGAGTTTCTCTCAGATCTGCGACCGGGTGCGCGGGCACCTCCGCGGCCGGGTTTTCGTCGCGCATAACGCGGCGTACGATTGGGGCTTCCTGCGCGCCGAGATGCGGCGGGCGGGGGCCGGCCTCCCGCGCGGGCCTCGTCTGTGCACGGTCCACATGGCGCGCCGACTGCTCCCGGGGCTCGAGCGTCGAGGCCTGGATTCGGTCGCCGACTACTACGGGATCGAGATCCGCGAACGTCACCGCGCGCGCGGCGACGCGGTCGCGACGGCGCGTATCCTCGTCCGCATGCTCGCGGACGCGGAGCGGCGGGGCTGGACGACGTGGCCCGCGCTCCGAGAGGCTCTC
Proteins encoded in this region:
- the dnaG gene encoding DNA primase, coding for MSDSLVEDIRARADILEILGEYVQLRRSGKSYRGPCPLHGGDGPNFAVEPQRQIFKCFVCGEGGDVFGFLMKHLGLDFPEAVRHVGAKVGIEVPHREERREDPYAPLRGVLAFAAEWFQSRLREAAGAGARDYLKGRGLSLEEALDFGLGYADDEWRALRSAAARHGIEEGTLLELGLLATSERAEEPYDRFRGRLMFTIQDLRDRPIGFGGRILDASSDAPKYINSPESPVFHKGEELYGLNRARHAMRREGHAAIAEGFTDVIALHRAGLGFAVAGLGTSFTADQARRIGRYTKRAYLLYDSDLAGLRATFRTGDILLAAGIHPMVVSLPSGEDPDSLIRRDGPAAIRQLLDDAVDLLERKLQILRREGYLDRVEGRRRAVDGLLSTLRAVSDAALRDIYVDRAVEGLGIRRDTLVDEIARLERSRLRRRPPAAGAGRPRRGPSPASRTEHDLLLLLVRDPALTRQAVRVGLGPDHMSDPRGRELFEILSAASDEGVDSPDWTSASASAAELARALRESDRELPDAARVFDAVVRRLLYRRHRERIEEIGRAIELAEPEQQRRLLGEKQELVRELRAAGESGAFMPAAEGETPPAGAAQR
- the rsmD gene encoding 16S rRNA (guanine(966)-N(2))-methyltransferase RsmD — its product is MRLRIIAGDLGGRFIDAPRGRRTRPTAERVREAWFSALAGEVDGARVADLYAGSGALGIEALSRGAAHVHFVESDRRAVALLRRNVATLDLADRSRVVRDDAIAWVDGLDKPDAVPGPGAPLDLVFADPPYASTGGERLVERFRARPFASQLWVEHRPDAEWAVVADWTREYGDTCVSRFRAPAEASTRTLSRGTR
- the coaD gene encoding pantetheine-phosphate adenylyltransferase produces the protein MNNAVAVYPGSFDPLTVGHEDIVRRSLGVVERLIVAVAETATQAKSGLFEIEERVDLIREVFADEPRIEATSFSGLLVDFARSREARIIVRGLRAVSDFEYEFQMALMNRSLWPEVEVLFMAPSTRHTFLSSSLVREVGRLGGDVTDFVSPVVKARMDRAFGRDAATHG
- a CDS encoding phosphate acyltransferase, with the translated sequence MTPPTRAGFIDGLRARAAALERRIGFPEAHETRTALAIRRLREEGWVRPVEIRDGSGGLERAAQCLAAGELDGVVAGAVHPTADVIRAGLKVVGLADGVETVSAAFYMVFPGPGERVLTLTDAAVVPAPTPAQMAESASAACDAHRAIAGEEPVVAFLSYSTLGSAAGPAVEHVREALDIFRHRRPEIAADGELQADAALVPDVAALKAPGSPVAGRANLLVFPGLDAANIAYKLLERLAGARALGPVLQGLRRPLNDLSRGASASDIVDVACITALMSPGSEG
- a CDS encoding STAS domain-containing protein; this encodes MTFSIEQTGANTLVTVGGQLTINNRGELKERVLARLAGGDTDFVIDFSEADYIDSSGLGVLVSLSKHIRDAGGRLTLTGLNEDLERLFALTRLDSLFEIVESRAAALGES
- a CDS encoding SpoIIE family protein phosphatase is translated as MKDGAPARILVLSSRPDILQAVVAAAAEIDPPPEVRGLFGRPLNVLPTDLILVDVAEPRATMPYLHRRFGAASVLVALIDGAWVDRLGSALAEDWTDYLFHPLNAAELGFVWQKHTSPAEAPDLNLDVDESGHIRVVFPSRVRYQRAVVERVVVACRHLADLDRETAFRLRVTLGEAVANAILYGSGDRPGAVVRVSAKADADGLRVKVSDEGSGFDPDAVPDPVSAEGIGRPRGRGLFLLRQLADGVAFNETGNRVTLSFRGAPDPLVRIEPLLRRFAEVTGLRFRLDRLFEDGSQVLFDSWEDDEKPSGPPEVRETWPLGDAGRLRLVHEPASRGDAAATLLAGWIGAVAEGEQSRERLLARRLRRERVLAELEIARDLQLKLLPPPEDFRDLGRIAARCDPALSLGGDFYYLVRLADGCLGVMLGDVSSHGPSAALIMARTLSAVVLATGVEAEPAAVLDAMHGQLRAALDATEMYMTLFYGVIDPGRGELRYANAGHPYAYLLGSGGVRRLTALDPPVGVAAVRSYRQTRVPSAGETLLAFTDGLAELSDPLETPDSRVRRRIDRGDLDPEVLVAALFADSDDEMRLDDRTAVAASL
- the rsmA gene encoding 16S rRNA (adenine(1518)-N(6)/adenine(1519)-N(6))-dimethyltransferase RsmA, encoding MTSGQAGRPRPKRALGQNFLVDPNIQRKIVRELDPQPADVVLEVGPGHGELSQYLVGCCRRLVLIEKDRDLAGELRGRWGDRPDVDVVEGDALRLGLPDFVRGAAAVRVVSNVPYNITSPLVFAFLELDPSAVRIVLTVQREVAERIVAPPGIKAYGALSVGVQALADASLAFRVGRQAFRPVPSVDSAVVRLEPRPDAADVDRAALRTLTRACFNRRRKQLQKTLRTAPELTFAGDAAALLRRLSIDPAVRPEALDPPTFVRLAAALQAGQGGGAPR
- a CDS encoding redox-sensing transcriptional repressor Rex; this encodes MSGRISDSTVRRLSLYLRMLRDLERAGAEFVSSSQLAEPSGATSAQVRKDLSHFGSFGKRGRGYSVEGLVRALEEILGLSRSWRIALVGVGKIGSALLGYGGLAARGFDVVAAFDVDEAKIGTTAYGLRIRPMTDLRPVIAECGAEIGVVATPTEVAAEVAAELERAGVGAILNFAPVELSEVNGVPIRTVDIVLELEGLSYLMSEAGRRTGSDA
- a CDS encoding 3'-5' exonuclease; this encodes MTGVHFAPDGVLVREALRRLADGSRSSVELAAEVLGMHGCPPAMARRLVAQLLDGIPEVVRDGREGDAWRLAGGGRRTGKPAARELLDLRYAVVDVETNGGVAGGNGRVVEIAIVDVDRGAIGGCYSTLVDAGVTIPPWITRLTGIRTEMTHGAPSFSQICDRVRGHLRGRVFVAHNAAYDWGFLRAEMRRAGAGLPRGPRLCTVHMARRLLPGLERRGLDSVADYYGIEIRERHRARGDAVATARILVRMLADAERRGWTTWPALREALGPIPTHGRGRRRGRHPGRQERANNGTGDNDGTSDGT